From Haloglomus litoreum, the proteins below share one genomic window:
- a CDS encoding O-methyltransferase, giving the protein MDTEEFLPSVTASFAEAVGPEADAVVEEMDARADREGFPTVGPAVGGWLRLLARAVDAERVFEFGSGYGYSAYWMAPALPPDGELVLTEFDEDELADAREYLERGGYADRAVFEAGDALATVEGYRGPFDLVLLDHEKERYAEAFEAVREKVPVGGVVCADNAMTAGPIEFDALRRLVGGAEDADDVDTTDATRGIADYLETVRADPAFETTLLPLGEGLSVSIRVE; this is encoded by the coding sequence ATGGACACCGAGGAGTTCCTGCCGTCGGTCACGGCCTCGTTCGCCGAGGCCGTCGGCCCGGAGGCGGACGCGGTGGTCGAGGAGATGGACGCGCGCGCCGACCGCGAGGGGTTCCCGACGGTCGGCCCCGCGGTCGGCGGCTGGCTCCGGCTGCTCGCACGGGCCGTCGACGCCGAGCGCGTCTTCGAGTTCGGCTCCGGGTACGGCTACTCGGCGTACTGGATGGCGCCGGCGCTCCCGCCGGACGGCGAACTGGTCCTGACCGAGTTCGACGAGGACGAACTGGCCGACGCCCGCGAGTACCTCGAACGGGGTGGCTACGCGGACCGGGCCGTCTTCGAGGCCGGGGACGCGCTCGCGACCGTCGAGGGCTACCGCGGCCCGTTCGACCTCGTCCTGCTGGACCACGAGAAGGAGCGCTACGCCGAGGCGTTCGAGGCCGTCCGGGAGAAGGTCCCCGTCGGGGGGGTCGTCTGTGCGGACAACGCGATGACCGCCGGACCCATCGAGTTCGACGCGCTCCGGCGACTCGTGGGCGGAGCCGAGGACGCCGACGACGTCGACACCACGGACGCGACCCGCGGCATCGCCGACTACCTGGAGACGGTCCGTGCGGACCCGGCATTCGAGACGACGCTCCTCCCGCTGGGCGAGGGGCTGTCGGTGAGTATCCGCGTCGAATGA
- a CDS encoding 30S ribosomal protein S17e translates to MAIKPAYIKKIGNRLLERYPDAFGQDFEHNKEVVTETTNVESKGVRNRIAGYVTRKKRPVA, encoded by the coding sequence ATGGCCATCAAGCCCGCCTACATCAAGAAGATCGGGAACCGACTGCTCGAGCGCTACCCGGACGCGTTCGGCCAGGACTTCGAGCACAACAAGGAGGTCGTCACGGAGACCACCAACGTCGAGTCCAAGGGCGTCCGCAACCGCATCGCCGGCTACGTCACGCGGAAGAAGCGCCCCGTCGCCTGA
- a CDS encoding DUF447 domain-containing protein, whose translation MTDDPVAGPSPEAENPPSADWPVDLAGRGVTESVVTTRGPNDRWNVAALGLSPPDAAPEAAPGTVTARTWGRTRTRRNFEARGGGYVQFWTNPVDFVEAACSVREEDDPVLERAAAWARVRVERLDSGTDDGTEWVDWALRPVESVVRSREVPTHNRARAAVVEATVAASRLGVPGFDDAALRERIAHYADVVDSCAGDRERAAWDRFEELVDWEADRAGGSAHAGDGRADE comes from the coding sequence GTGACCGACGACCCGGTGGCCGGGCCTTCACCGGAGGCGGAGAACCCGCCCAGCGCCGACTGGCCGGTCGACCTCGCGGGACGGGGCGTCACCGAATCCGTCGTGACGACGCGCGGCCCGAACGACCGCTGGAACGTCGCGGCGCTGGGGCTCTCGCCGCCCGACGCAGCGCCGGAGGCAGCCCCCGGCACGGTCACGGCCCGCACCTGGGGTCGCACCCGGACCCGCCGCAACTTCGAGGCGCGCGGCGGCGGGTACGTCCAGTTCTGGACGAACCCCGTGGACTTCGTCGAGGCGGCGTGCAGCGTCCGCGAGGAGGATGACCCGGTCCTCGAACGCGCCGCGGCCTGGGCCCGCGTCCGGGTCGAACGCCTCGATTCGGGGACCGACGACGGGACGGAGTGGGTCGACTGGGCGCTCCGACCGGTCGAATCGGTCGTCCGTTCGCGCGAGGTACCGACGCACAACCGCGCGCGTGCGGCTGTCGTGGAGGCGACCGTGGCGGCCTCGCGCCTCGGTGTGCCCGGGTTCGACGACGCGGCGCTCCGCGAGCGCATCGCCCACTACGCCGACGTGGTGGACTCCTGTGCGGGCGACCGCGAGCGAGCCGCCTGGGACCGGTTCGAGGAGCTCGTCGACTGGGAGGCCGACCGCGCCGGGGGGAGCGCCCACGCCGGGGACGGTCGTGCCGACGAGTGA
- a CDS encoding triphosphoribosyl-dephospho-CoA synthase, with the protein MTGRSPRTAAQDAVLALLLEVTGTPKPGNVDRLHDHDDLRFEHFLAGAVGAEPAFRAVPDAPLGETFRRAIEGMRHQQGGNTQFGAILTVLPLVYADHAGDLSPDGAADVVAATTVEDAVGFYRAFDAVDVAVDDPPEGMDDLDVRRGGDAAAALRERDLTLFEVMERSADVDGVAAEWVDGFPRVFDGAAAIRADDGPVPDRAARVFLEMLATDLDTFVVKTHDHGTAERVRERARAARDGDLTPAELADELVAEGVNPGTTADLTAGALFVALRRGVAV; encoded by the coding sequence GTGACGGGCCGGAGTCCACGAACCGCCGCACAGGACGCGGTCCTCGCCTTGCTGCTGGAGGTGACCGGGACGCCGAAACCCGGGAACGTCGACCGGCTCCACGACCACGACGACCTCCGGTTCGAGCACTTCCTCGCCGGCGCCGTCGGGGCCGAACCGGCCTTCCGCGCGGTGCCGGATGCCCCGCTGGGCGAGACCTTCCGTCGCGCCATCGAGGGGATGCGCCACCAGCAGGGCGGGAACACCCAGTTCGGCGCCATCCTGACCGTGCTCCCGCTCGTGTACGCCGACCACGCCGGCGACCTCTCGCCGGACGGGGCCGCCGATGTGGTGGCGGCGACGACGGTCGAGGACGCCGTCGGCTTCTACCGCGCGTTCGACGCGGTCGACGTGGCCGTCGACGACCCGCCCGAGGGGATGGACGACCTGGACGTCCGCCGCGGGGGCGATGCGGCGGCCGCACTCCGTGAGCGCGACCTCACCCTGTTCGAGGTGATGGAGCGCTCGGCGGACGTGGACGGGGTGGCGGCCGAGTGGGTCGACGGGTTCCCCCGGGTCTTCGACGGCGCGGCGGCCATCCGGGCCGACGACGGCCCGGTCCCCGACCGCGCTGCCCGCGTCTTCCTCGAGATGCTCGCGACCGACCTCGATACGTTCGTCGTGAAGACCCACGACCACGGGACGGCCGAGCGCGTCCGCGAGCGGGCGCGGGCGGCCCGTGACGGCGACCTCACCCCGGCGGAACTGGCCGACGAACTCGTCGCCGAGGGTGTCAATCCGGGGACGACGGCCGACCTGACGGCCGGTGCACTGTTCGTGGCGCTCCGCCGGGGGGTGGCGGTGTGA
- a CDS encoding tRNA-dihydrouridine synthase gives MTPPSDAPPFEPRVAVASLSGESDAAWARAALPHVGCAVLGGIALDGPTRSAARALVERDREEFLPDDPVAFIDRQLSALADEPLRPAFNVRAAGPGPVAEAAAVCADHDAVLEVNAHCRQGEMCAAGAGQSLLRDPERLAEQVQAASEAGATVGVKCRTEVAGVDLPAVCRTAHAAGADLLHVDAMDSEGVVADVVAACPDAFVVANNGVRDRRTVREYLSYGADAVSVGRPSDRPEVLSRVRAAVAEWSDGSASGRRPTAAGGGENP, from the coding sequence ATGACCCCCCCGTCCGACGCCCCACCGTTCGAGCCCCGTGTCGCCGTCGCGTCGCTCTCGGGCGAGTCCGACGCGGCGTGGGCCCGCGCCGCCCTCCCCCACGTCGGTTGCGCCGTCCTCGGCGGCATCGCGCTCGACGGGCCCACGCGGTCGGCGGCTCGGGCGCTCGTCGAGCGGGACCGCGAGGAGTTCCTCCCGGACGACCCGGTGGCGTTCATCGACCGGCAGCTCTCGGCACTGGCCGACGAACCGCTTCGACCGGCGTTCAACGTCCGTGCCGCGGGACCGGGACCCGTCGCCGAGGCCGCCGCAGTGTGCGCCGACCACGATGCCGTGCTGGAGGTCAACGCCCATTGCCGGCAGGGCGAGATGTGTGCGGCGGGTGCCGGCCAGTCGCTCCTCCGTGACCCGGAGCGCCTCGCCGAACAGGTCCAGGCCGCGAGCGAGGCCGGCGCGACGGTGGGTGTCAAGTGCCGGACGGAGGTCGCCGGTGTCGACCTCCCGGCGGTCTGCCGGACGGCCCACGCCGCAGGGGCTGACCTCCTCCACGTCGACGCGATGGACTCGGAGGGCGTCGTCGCCGACGTGGTCGCGGCCTGCCCCGACGCGTTCGTCGTCGCCAACAACGGCGTCCGGGATCGCCGAACCGTGCGGGAGTACCTCTCGTACGGCGCCGACGCGGTCTCGGTCGGTCGGCCGAGCGACCGCCCCGAGGTCCTCTCTCGCGTCCGGGCCGCGGTGGCCGAGTGGTCCGACGGGTCGGCCTCGGGACGGCGGCCGACCGCGGCGGGCGGAGGCGAGAACCCGTGA
- the cofD gene encoding 2-phospho-L-lactate transferase yields the protein MVTFLAGGTGTPKLLAGADAVFDPQETSVVANTGDDVELGGHLVCPDLDTVLFLEGGVLDRERWWGIEDDTTTTHERLQELAQAARLEAGPRYLPDDLQTEGRDIARWRRFSGVAEFMEIGDRDRAVHVTRTSLLDEGRSLTEVTHTLADAFGLDRTLLPMSDEPVASIVHTDEGPMHFQEFWVHRRAEPAVESVEFRGAEAAEPTDEVLTALTEPVVVGPSNPVTSIGPMTAMDAFADALDRTPAVAVSPFVEDRVFSGPAAKLMDAVGYEPSTRGVADAYPGVDAFVLDEADGTDLDRPVVQTDTTLDTPADAERVAWACKEALEVVGA from the coding sequence ATGGTCACCTTCCTCGCCGGCGGTACGGGAACGCCGAAGCTGCTGGCCGGCGCGGACGCCGTCTTCGACCCCCAGGAGACGAGCGTGGTCGCCAACACCGGCGACGACGTCGAACTCGGCGGCCACCTCGTCTGTCCGGACCTGGACACGGTGCTGTTCCTCGAGGGTGGCGTCCTCGACCGGGAGCGCTGGTGGGGTATCGAGGACGACACCACGACGACCCACGAGCGCCTGCAGGAGCTCGCCCAGGCGGCCAGGCTCGAAGCCGGGCCGCGCTACCTGCCCGATGACCTCCAGACAGAGGGCCGCGACATCGCGCGCTGGCGCCGGTTCTCGGGTGTCGCGGAGTTCATGGAGATCGGCGACCGCGACCGGGCCGTCCACGTCACCCGGACCTCGCTGCTGGACGAGGGGCGCTCGCTCACCGAGGTCACCCACACCCTCGCCGACGCGTTCGGGCTCGACCGGACGCTGCTCCCGATGAGCGACGAGCCCGTGGCGAGCATCGTCCACACCGACGAGGGACCGATGCACTTCCAGGAGTTCTGGGTCCATCGGCGCGCGGAGCCGGCTGTCGAATCCGTCGAGTTCCGCGGCGCCGAGGCCGCCGAGCCGACCGACGAGGTGCTGACGGCGCTGACCGAACCCGTGGTCGTCGGGCCCTCCAACCCGGTGACGAGCATCGGGCCGATGACCGCGATGGACGCCTTCGCGGACGCGCTCGACCGGACGCCGGCGGTCGCCGTCTCGCCGTTCGTCGAGGACCGGGTGTTCTCCGGGCCCGCGGCGAAGCTGATGGATGCGGTCGGCTACGAGCCCTCCACACGGGGCGTGGCCGACGCCTACCCCGGGGTGGACGCGTTCGTCCTCGACGAGGCCGACGGGACCGACCTCGACCGCCCGGTCGTGCAGACGGATACGACGCTGGACACGCCGGCCGACGCCGAGCGGGTGGCCTGGGCGTGCAAGGAGGCCCTGGAGGTCGTCGGCGCATGA
- a CDS encoding HD domain-containing protein, giving the protein MVTIKDSVHDHIDIDGVAEALLETPPVQRLRRIRQLGTVQLVYPSANHTRFEHSLGVFHLADRALEHLSVAGQQAERVRAAALLHDIGHSPYSHNTEEVVERYTGRAHDDVGPLITEGPVARVLTEHGLDPSAVAGLVRGEGELGQLVSGELDVDRMDYLVRDAHHTGNPYGIIDQARLVRELALVDGELALAEGNVQTAESLLLARALMNPTVYNHHAARVGKAMLRRGAERLLEGGVSPEELRRMDDWDFHVALRDEESTAAIAHRLDRRDLFKRAVWAEIVDVPDDLFDADYYEIQSLERDVADRAGVDPDAVIVDIPGEPRMKESTTKVVVNGEARRLDQQSALVDALRTAQREQWRMGVYCPAEHTDSVGPAAESVLGLELDALVTDVRTRMHARLDEF; this is encoded by the coding sequence ATGGTCACCATCAAGGACTCCGTCCACGACCACATCGATATCGACGGTGTGGCGGAGGCCCTGCTCGAGACGCCGCCCGTCCAGCGGCTCCGGCGCATCCGCCAGCTGGGGACCGTCCAGCTGGTCTACCCCTCCGCGAACCACACGCGCTTCGAGCACTCGCTGGGCGTGTTCCACCTCGCCGACCGGGCGCTGGAGCACCTCTCCGTCGCGGGGCAGCAGGCGGAACGCGTCCGTGCGGCGGCCCTCCTCCACGACATCGGCCACTCGCCGTACTCGCACAACACCGAGGAGGTGGTCGAGCGCTACACCGGCCGCGCCCACGACGACGTGGGGCCGCTCATCACCGAGGGCCCGGTCGCGCGCGTTCTGACCGAGCACGGCCTCGACCCGAGTGCGGTGGCGGGACTGGTCCGTGGCGAGGGTGAACTCGGCCAGCTCGTCTCCGGCGAGCTCGACGTCGACCGGATGGACTACCTCGTCCGCGACGCCCACCACACCGGTAACCCGTACGGCATCATCGACCAGGCACGGCTCGTCCGGGAGCTGGCGCTGGTGGACGGCGAGCTCGCACTCGCCGAGGGGAACGTCCAGACGGCCGAGTCGCTCCTGCTCGCGCGGGCGCTGATGAACCCGACCGTCTACAACCACCACGCCGCCCGCGTCGGGAAGGCGATGCTCCGGCGCGGCGCCGAGCGGCTGCTGGAGGGCGGCGTCTCGCCCGAGGAGCTCCGGCGGATGGACGACTGGGACTTCCACGTCGCGCTCCGGGACGAGGAGTCGACGGCGGCCATCGCCCACCGGCTCGACCGCCGGGACCTCTTCAAGCGGGCCGTCTGGGCCGAGATCGTCGACGTGCCCGACGACCTGTTCGACGCCGACTACTACGAGATCCAGTCCCTGGAGCGGGATGTCGCCGACCGGGCCGGGGTCGACCCGGACGCCGTCATCGTCGACATCCCGGGCGAGCCACGGATGAAGGAATCGACCACGAAGGTCGTCGTCAACGGGGAGGCCCGGCGACTGGATCAGCAGTCGGCGCTCGTCGACGCGTTGCGGACGGCCCAGCGCGAACAGTGGCGGATGGGCGTCTACTGTCCCGCCGAGCACACCGACAGTGTGGGGCCAGCCGCCGAGTCCGTCCTCGGCCTGGAACTGGACGCGCTCGTGACGGACGTGCGGACGCGGATGCACGCCCGGCTGGACGAGTTCTGA
- a CDS encoding DUF7546 family protein: MSTRSLEFRPGSEEWWLASLLAAELLALVGYFGLTDAGITSPRYILYPLVWITVGVWAVLRASPPVASERARWIAGGIAAGYVLLLAFLTGLLAIYVSNGGAASGGHSHVHGLQLTMTAPGWGPRISYVTHAFHVYFVPFRWIGYLALGYLLYATLLDATSAALSGVVGVATCLSCAFPLVASVMGGLGGAAVVGGLATYSLDLSTAAFLVAVGLLLWRPEYGRVSPS, encoded by the coding sequence ATGTCGACCCGCTCGCTCGAGTTCAGACCCGGCAGCGAGGAGTGGTGGCTCGCCAGCCTGCTGGCCGCCGAACTGCTGGCGCTGGTCGGCTACTTCGGCCTGACGGACGCCGGCATCACGAGCCCACGTTACATCCTGTATCCCCTCGTGTGGATCACGGTCGGGGTCTGGGCCGTGCTCCGGGCCTCGCCCCCCGTCGCGAGCGAGCGGGCCAGGTGGATCGCCGGCGGAATCGCCGCGGGCTACGTCCTGTTGCTGGCCTTCCTCACCGGCCTCCTGGCGATCTACGTCTCGAACGGCGGTGCGGCCTCGGGCGGCCACTCGCACGTCCACGGCCTGCAGCTGACGATGACCGCACCGGGCTGGGGCCCCCGCATCTCGTACGTCACCCACGCGTTCCACGTCTACTTCGTCCCGTTCCGCTGGATCGGGTACCTCGCGCTGGGCTACCTGCTGTACGCGACCCTGCTGGACGCGACGAGCGCCGCGCTCTCGGGCGTCGTGGGGGTCGCGACCTGCCTCAGCTGTGCGTTCCCGCTCGTCGCGTCGGTGATGGGTGGCCTCGGCGGCGCCGCGGTCGTCGGTGGGCTGGCGACCTACTCGCTCGACCTGTCGACGGCCGCGTTCCTCGTGGCGGTGGGACTGCTCCTGTGGCGGCCCGAGTACGGGAGGGTCAGTCCGTCGTGA
- a CDS encoding DUF7410 domain-containing protein, with product MSTTVPHDTDRPREESDTSGVDPPETTVPPGEEPAVCPYCDRPFRRGEGLALHVGERHAEVQSEAERAAFESAREAEGDELFMYHLRVIAALGVLYAVLVLLYMIVLA from the coding sequence ATGTCCACGACCGTCCCACACGACACCGACCGGCCGCGCGAGGAGAGCGATACCTCCGGCGTCGACCCACCGGAGACGACCGTTCCGCCGGGCGAGGAGCCCGCGGTCTGTCCCTACTGCGACCGCCCGTTCCGGAGGGGCGAGGGGCTCGCGCTCCACGTCGGGGAACGGCACGCCGAGGTCCAGTCCGAGGCCGAGCGCGCGGCCTTCGAGTCCGCACGCGAGGCCGAGGGGGACGAGCTGTTCATGTACCATCTCCGGGTCATCGCGGCGCTCGGCGTGCTGTACGCGGTGCTGGTGCTGCTGTACATGATCGTCCTGGCCTGA
- a CDS encoding zinc ribbon domain-containing protein — protein MVSLWLIAALVLIPAVQVPLVLYLSRYVAAEESELPPIASSGTATPREWQRAEHSPTVTDGAICPRCGTVNETGYRFCRECAALL, from the coding sequence ATGGTCTCGCTCTGGCTCATCGCCGCGCTCGTGCTCATCCCGGCGGTCCAGGTACCGCTGGTGCTGTACCTCTCGAGGTACGTGGCGGCCGAGGAGTCGGAGCTCCCACCCATCGCGTCGAGCGGGACGGCCACCCCGCGGGAGTGGCAGCGCGCGGAGCACTCGCCGACTGTCACCGACGGGGCGATCTGTCCCCGCTGTGGGACGGTGAACGAGACGGGGTACCGGTTCTGCCGGGAGTGCGCGGCGCTGCTATGA
- a CDS encoding cytochrome C oxidase subunit IV family protein produces MSHAKLYTYIYVVLFVGATVQVAVEYAGLLEPGTYWVAVAAILVLSLLKAVIVAAYYQHLRWEQRSLSYLMGMGLLAALALTIAASYSIT; encoded by the coding sequence ATGTCACACGCAAAACTCTACACGTACATCTACGTGGTGCTGTTCGTCGGCGCGACCGTGCAGGTCGCCGTCGAGTACGCCGGCCTGCTGGAGCCGGGGACCTACTGGGTGGCGGTGGCCGCTATCCTGGTGCTGTCGCTGCTCAAGGCGGTCATCGTCGCCGCGTACTACCAGCATCTCCGCTGGGAGCAGCGCTCGCTCAGCTACCTGATGGGCATGGGACTGCTCGCGGCGCTGGCGTTAACCATCGCCGCCTCCTACTCCATCACGTGA
- a CDS encoding cbb3-type cytochrome c oxidase subunit I yields MPDEHTNDERDAQSEADEPGAGAPSEVASGGEEPTPDGGTVQGEDLPVSDIAHDEEEDHGHGLPDTSSLKRWLVTTNHKDIGILYTVTAMFFLLFGGVLALLMRLQLFTPRAPGAGPLSAAAYNQAVSLHGLLMVFWFLSPFAFGFANYIVPLQIGAKDLAFPRLNALSYWFYLASGILVGVSFFQAGAFPGGWTMYAPLNIPAYTPGIGSTTSVLGLMLFTASVTVGGVNFITTMHRMRAEGLTMRRLPLFSWSILLTVWMMLFAFAALLAALIILSSDRILGTTYFAAQSAGGSMLWAHLFWFFGHPEVYIVFFPALGAMAEIFQTFTGRRIVGRKWFIGAMLLVAIQSFVVWMHHMFLTSINLEIKTLFMATTIGISLPFDLMVFALIYTMIKGRIRFTTPFLYAFGALFLFIIGGITGVFLGAVVLDYEFRGTYWVVAHFHYVMVGGVTALIGALYYWFPKMTGKMYDEFLGKVSFVLYFIGFNLLYFPMFVAWETPRRVFNYPEAFTPWHQLATVGAFILGLSFLVTVYTIGKSIWAGEEAEGNPWAYSTTAEWAVPSPPPLENFPGIPSYGDGKLSFRPESAADGGEAATDGGEVATTVHDDHSDDDHVSHASIWPFVTGAAALFAFFGLSGIVEGQLIEGIWGMVHLGSLVFGTALGLGAMVAMGLEEFHGPTGPFGESWPFSSTSNTKTGMWVFLASDVVLFGAFIGSYVFIRVAFPGGWSAWTPIPHRSLPGLVNTYLLLTSSFSVVLALVAAERNSTRGVVASMMVTLLLGIGFLVNKGIEWFELFHEGIWLSTNIRASTFFLTTGLHAAHVIVGLIIATYMIVRASRGAYLDDEAPLEFFGLYWHFVDIVWLFLFPLFYIL; encoded by the coding sequence ATGCCTGACGAACACACGAACGACGAGCGGGACGCACAGTCGGAGGCTGACGAGCCCGGTGCGGGCGCCCCGTCGGAGGTCGCCTCCGGCGGCGAGGAGCCCACGCCGGACGGGGGAACGGTACAGGGCGAGGACCTCCCCGTCTCCGATATCGCCCACGACGAGGAGGAGGACCACGGTCACGGCCTGCCGGACACGAGTTCGCTGAAGCGGTGGCTCGTCACGACGAACCACAAGGACATCGGCATCCTCTACACGGTGACGGCGATGTTCTTCCTCCTGTTCGGGGGGGTGCTGGCGCTGCTGATGCGGCTGCAGCTGTTCACGCCGCGCGCGCCGGGCGCCGGCCCGCTGTCGGCGGCCGCGTACAACCAGGCGGTCTCGCTGCACGGCCTGCTGATGGTGTTCTGGTTCCTCTCGCCGTTCGCGTTCGGCTTCGCCAACTACATCGTCCCGCTACAGATCGGCGCGAAGGACCTCGCGTTCCCGCGACTCAACGCCCTCAGCTACTGGTTCTATCTCGCCTCGGGCATCCTCGTGGGGGTGTCGTTCTTCCAGGCCGGCGCGTTCCCCGGCGGCTGGACGATGTACGCCCCGCTGAACATCCCCGCGTACACGCCGGGCATCGGCTCGACGACCTCGGTGCTGGGGTTGATGCTGTTCACAGCCTCGGTGACGGTCGGTGGGGTGAACTTCATTACCACCATGCATCGGATGCGGGCCGAGGGACTCACGATGCGACGGTTGCCGCTGTTCTCGTGGTCCATCCTGCTGACGGTGTGGATGATGCTGTTCGCGTTCGCGGCGCTGCTGGCGGCGCTCATCATCCTCTCCTCGGACCGCATCCTCGGGACGACCTACTTCGCGGCGCAGTCGGCGGGCGGGTCGATGCTGTGGGCGCATCTGTTCTGGTTCTTCGGCCATCCGGAGGTGTACATCGTCTTCTTCCCCGCGCTGGGGGCGATGGCCGAGATCTTCCAGACGTTCACCGGCCGCCGCATCGTCGGGCGCAAGTGGTTCATCGGCGCGATGCTGCTCGTGGCCATCCAGTCGTTCGTCGTCTGGATGCACCACATGTTCCTGACCAGCATCAACCTCGAGATCAAGACGCTGTTCATGGCGACCACCATCGGCATCTCGCTCCCGTTCGACCTGATGGTGTTCGCGCTCATCTACACGATGATCAAGGGGCGCATCCGGTTCACGACGCCGTTCCTCTACGCGTTCGGCGCGCTGTTCCTGTTCATCATCGGGGGCATCACCGGCGTCTTCCTCGGCGCCGTCGTGCTGGACTACGAGTTCCGCGGCACCTACTGGGTCGTCGCACACTTCCACTACGTCATGGTCGGGGGCGTCACGGCGCTCATCGGGGCGCTCTACTACTGGTTCCCGAAGATGACCGGGAAGATGTACGACGAGTTCCTCGGGAAGGTGAGCTTCGTGCTGTACTTCATCGGGTTCAACCTGCTGTACTTCCCGATGTTCGTCGCCTGGGAGACGCCCCGCCGGGTGTTCAACTACCCCGAGGCGTTCACGCCGTGGCACCAGCTCGCCACGGTCGGCGCGTTCATCCTCGGGCTCTCCTTCCTCGTCACCGTCTACACCATCGGGAAGTCCATCTGGGCCGGCGAGGAGGCCGAGGGCAACCCGTGGGCCTACTCCACCACGGCGGAGTGGGCGGTGCCGTCCCCGCCGCCGCTGGAGAACTTCCCAGGCATCCCCAGCTACGGGGACGGGAAGCTCTCCTTCCGGCCGGAGTCGGCCGCGGACGGGGGTGAAGCGGCGACCGACGGGGGTGAGGTGGCCACGACCGTCCACGATGACCACTCCGACGACGACCACGTCAGCCACGCCAGCATCTGGCCGTTCGTGACCGGCGCGGCCGCGCTGTTCGCGTTCTTCGGCCTCTCGGGCATCGTGGAGGGGCAGCTCATCGAGGGCATCTGGGGGATGGTCCACCTGGGCTCACTGGTGTTCGGGACCGCGCTCGGGTTGGGCGCGATGGTCGCGATGGGGCTGGAGGAGTTCCACGGGCCGACCGGCCCGTTCGGCGAGAGCTGGCCGTTCTCCAGCACCTCGAACACGAAGACTGGGATGTGGGTGTTCCTGGCGAGCGACGTGGTGCTGTTCGGCGCCTTCATCGGCTCGTACGTCTTCATCCGCGTCGCGTTCCCCGGTGGCTGGTCGGCCTGGACGCCAATCCCCCACCGCTCGCTCCCGGGGCTCGTCAACACCTACCTGCTGTTGACGAGTTCGTTCAGCGTCGTCCTCGCACTGGTGGCCGCCGAGCGCAACTCCACCCGGGGTGTCGTCGCCTCGATGATGGTGACGCTCCTGCTCGGCATCGGCTTCCTCGTCAACAAGGGCATCGAGTGGTTCGAGCTGTTCCACGAGGGCATCTGGCTCTCGACGAACATCCGGGCCTCCACGTTCTTCCTGACGACCGGGCTGCACGCGGCCCACGTCATCGTCGGGCTCATCATCGCGACCTACATGATCGTCCGCGCCTCGCGGGGCGCCTACCTGGACGACGAGGCGCCGCTGGAGTTCTTCGGCCTCTACTGGCACTTCGTCGACATCGTCTGGCTGTTCCTCTTCCCGCTGTTCTACATCCTCTGA
- the coxB gene encoding cytochrome c oxidase subunit II, with amino-acid sequence MIPLTGRVAWALQSGIIPRGTRVDVFSRIYEMFLLLGTLVGIVVLGYMCWNAYKYRESGSHATDGDDERPSLGEVPTGGGKGKKLFLSFALSAVIVISLILWTYGTLLYVEASPGPSDEEVAQGDPVEVTVIGHQFYWEFVYENGYSTKGSGVMRVPANREIELRVTSADVFHNFGIPELRVKSDSIPGHTTETWFVAPETRNYSAACFELCGQQHSYMDATVVAMEPDEYEQWYANTTSNTTPMATPTEAGHGAGGGEGESHA; translated from the coding sequence ATGATACCACTGACAGGCCGGGTGGCTTGGGCGCTCCAGTCCGGCATCATCCCTCGGGGGACACGCGTGGATGTGTTCTCCCGTATCTACGAGATGTTCCTCCTCCTCGGGACGCTCGTGGGCATCGTGGTGCTGGGCTACATGTGCTGGAACGCCTACAAGTACCGCGAGAGTGGGAGTCACGCGACGGATGGCGACGACGAACGGCCATCGCTCGGCGAGGTTCCGACGGGCGGTGGCAAGGGCAAGAAGCTGTTCCTCTCGTTCGCGCTGAGTGCCGTCATCGTCATCTCGCTCATCCTCTGGACCTACGGGACGCTGCTGTACGTCGAGGCGAGTCCCGGGCCATCGGACGAGGAGGTCGCGCAGGGCGACCCGGTCGAGGTGACGGTCATCGGCCACCAGTTCTACTGGGAGTTCGTCTACGAGAACGGCTACTCGACGAAGGGGTCGGGGGTGATGCGGGTCCCGGCGAACCGCGAGATCGAGTTGCGGGTGACGTCGGCCGACGTGTTCCACAACTTCGGCATCCCCGAGTTGCGGGTGAAGTCCGACTCCATCCCGGGCCACACCACCGAGACGTGGTTCGTGGCGCCCGAGACGCGGAACTACTCGGCCGCCTGCTTCGAGCTCTGTGGCCAGCAGCACTCGTACATGGACGCGACGGTGGTGGCGATGGAGCCCGACGAGTACGAGCAGTGGTACGCGAACACGACGAGCAACACGACGCCGATGGCGACGCCCACGGAGGCCGGACACGGCGCCGGCGGCGGTGAAGGTGAATCCCATGCCTGA